From a region of the Arachis ipaensis cultivar K30076 chromosome B09, Araip1.1, whole genome shotgun sequence genome:
- the LOC107615241 gene encoding proteoglycan 4-like has translation MRKKTIAHKPPREKVYKLPSKPSTRSQDRTFTPSPSPSTSPPHTAPMARTKTTPRYPAPAKPTQPPKTTPSKPSSSKPSSSKGKRPAVAEPVLETAKPKSRSVPVRSQRGNPHRPLTSVREPDIDPFVHKSHYMTSHSDFNPHRFKSAMNHDFYEGVVQYRTLCPSFLANLPDLKKKGSVDSYVKGRDIILNNETISDSLKYTDVGP, from the exons atgaggaagaaaactatAGCACACAAGCCTCCTCGAGAAAAGGTGTATAAACTTCCATCCAAACCCTCCACTCGCTCCCAAGACCGCACCTTCACACCTTCACCATCTCCTTCTACCTCTCCTCCTCACACTGCACCCATGGCGCGAACCAAGACTACACCAAGGTACCCTGCTCCTGCCAAGCCGACGCAACCACCTAAGACGACACCCTCCAAACCGAGCTCTTCGAAACCTAGCTCATCCAAAGGGAAGCGTCCTGCTGTTGCAGAACCTGTTCTTGAGACAGCAAAACCTAAGTCAAGGTCTGTCCCTGTTCGATCACAAAGAGGTAACCCTCATCGCCCTCTCACATCtgttagagaaccagacattgatccttttgttcaCAAATCACACTACATGACATCTCACTCAGACTTTAACCCCCATCgtttcaaatctgccatgaaccATGATTTTTATGAGGGAGTCGTTCAGTATCGTACTCTATGTCCATCTTTTCTGGCTAATTTAcctgatttgaaaaagaaag GAAGTGTGGATTCGTATGTTAAGGGCAGAGACATTATCTTGaataatgaaactatcagtgaCTCCTTGAAGTACACTGATGTTGGGCCGTga